Proteins from one Cicer arietinum cultivar CDC Frontier isolate Library 1 chromosome 3, Cicar.CDCFrontier_v2.0, whole genome shotgun sequence genomic window:
- the LOC101502519 gene encoding ABC transporter A family member 7-like, producing MKLESWYVIILMRYFKTTVVEESLTSLNLFHGGVADKQAGKYSGGVKRRLSVAISLIGDPKVVYMDEPSTRLDHASRKCLWNVIKLAKQDRAIILTTHSMEEVEALCDRLGVFVNGNLQCIGNPNELKVRYGGTYVLTMTTSSDREKNVENMVR from the exons ATGAAATTAGAAAGTTGGTATGTCATAATTCTTATGCGATATTTTAAGACAACG GTAGTAGAAGAATCTTTGACGAGTTTAAACCTTTTCCATGGAGGGGTTGCTGATAAACAAGCTGGAAAATACAGTGGTGGGGTGAAGAGGAGGCTTAGTGTTGCAATTTCATTAATTGGGGACCCCAAA GTTGTTTATATGGATGAGCCAAGTACTAGATTAGACCATGCTTCAAGAAAATGTTTATGGAATGTTATCAAGCTTGCAAAACAGGATCGCGCAATCATTCTGACAA CACATTCTATGGAAGAGGTGGAGGCCTTATGCGATCGATTAGGAGTATTTGTAAATGGTAACTTGCAGTGCATCGGAAATCCAAATGAG CTAAAAGTCAGATATGGAGGAACTTATGTGTTGACAATGACAACATCTTCAGATCGCGAGAAGAATGTAGAGAACATGGTACGATAG
- the LOC140919746 gene encoding uncharacterized protein yields MDFVDDLYDYYSSESNTAKQVWDALKKKYDTEEAGAKKYVVSHYLKYQMTDGRSVKAQSHEIQKIAHKIISKGMSQNEQIEEESRKQDQKDEILLVANNKKKKFIGAVLKPNDKQLKNQNRTSKNNNKNGNPPKVPIVRQQPTPRNGHLHFLCFYCGKYGHMARKCKNKSSAANPANLTEEKFIAMITEINLVGGLDGWWIDTDASHHVYKKVLLGDSHTTNVAGIGDVKLIFTFGKTLIMKDVMHTPEIRKNLVSGFILNKAGFTQSIGAYLYTISKNGIFVGKGYIDADWNTLPDDSKATNGYVFSIAGGDVSWKSKKHTILVQSTMESEMIVLATASE; encoded by the exons atggacttTGTTGATGATCTGTATGATTACTACAGTTCCGAAAGCAATACTGCTAAACAGGTTTGGGATGctctaaagaagaaatatgatactgAGGAAGCTGGAGCCAAAAAGTATGTTGTTAGCCACTACCTCAAATATCAAATGACGGATGGCAGATCAGTGAAAGCTCAGTCTcatgaaatccagaaaattGCTCACAAGATCATCTCTAAAGGTATGTCCCAAAATGAACA AATTGAGGAGGAATCTCGTAAGCAAGACCAGAAAGATGAAATTCTTCTTGTggcaaataacaagaaaaagaaattcatcGGAGCAGTTCTGAAGCCAAATGACAAGCAACTAAAGAATCAGAATCGCACTTCaaagaacaacaacaagaatgGGAACCCTCCAAAGGTCCCAATTGTTAGGCAGCAACCAACTCCTAGAAATGGCCATCTCCATTTTCTTTGTTTCTATTGTGGGAAATATGGTCATATGGCACGCAAGTGTAAGAACAAGTCAAGCGCTGCTAATCCGGCCAACTTGACAGAAGAGAAATTCATTGCTATGATAACTGAGATCAACCTTGTTGGTGGATTAGATGGATGGTGGATAGACACTGATGCCTCACACCATGTTT ataagaaagtgttGTTGGGAGATTCTCACACCACTAATGTTGCTGGTATTGGAGATGTGAAACTAATATTCACATTTGGAAAGACCTTAATTATGAAGGACGTCATGCACACTCCAGAAATAAGGAAGAATCTGGTTTCTGGGTTTATTCTCAATAAGGCAGGGTTTACTCAGTCTATAGGGGCATatttgtacaccatttctaaaaatggcATTTTTGTTGGAAAAGG ATACAttgatgctgattggaacacattaccagatgactccaaagcaaccaATGGCTATGTTTTTAG